The window GCGTTCCACATGACCGGCTGCACCCGGATCGGCGAGCCGACCGACCGGAGCGAGGCGACCCGGGTCGAGTGGGTGGCGGAGGAGGACGTGGTCGAGCTGCTGGCCGCCGGGGAGGTGCCCGAGGGGGCGTCGCTCGCGGCGCTCTCCTACTTCCTCGGGCCGTACCGCCTGGCGCGGCGGCGGCGGTCGGCCGACTGACCGCCGCCGGTCGCGACGGCCGGTGCGCTCACTCCCGGTGGTTGGCCTCGCCGTGCTTCCAGTAGCCCTTCGCGTGGACCCGGTCGCGGGGGAGGCCCAGGTCGCCGAGGAGGTGGCGGCGGAGGGTTCCGACGGCGACGGCCTCACCGGCGATCCAGGCGGCGGAGCCGGTTGTCCCGGCAGGGCGGGTCAGGACGTCGGCGGCGAGGACGGCGTCGGTGAGGAGCCGGCCCTTGGGGTGGGCGCCGTCACGGGGGAGCCAGGTGGTGGTGAGCTCGGCGGCGGTGCCGAGCGGCAGCGCGTCGGCGCCGGTGGCGATCTCGAAGTAGGCGAAGGCCCTTACTTTGCTGGGCAGTTGATCGAGAATGGTGAGCGCGGCGGGCAGCGCGCTCTCGTCGGCGGCGAGGAGCAGCCGGGTGACGCCGTCCAGGTCGGGCCGGCGGCCGCGCGGGCCGGCGAGGACGGCCCGGTCGCCGGGTCGGGCGGTGGACGCCCAGCGGGCCAGGGGTCCGTTGCCGTGCAGGACGATGTCGATGTCCACCTCGCACTCGGCGGGTCGGTGCCGGCGGATGGTGTAGGCCCGGGACGGCCCCTCGGGGATGGCCAACTTGACCCACTGGGTGGGGTGTTCGATCCCGAGGTCGGGCAGCGTCGGGCCGCTGAAGGTGATCCGGGTGAGGGTGGAGGTCAGCGGGGTGGTGGCGATGACCTCGACGTCGTGGGCCGGGCGGGGGCGTCGGAACATGATGACTCCTGAGCGGGCCCGGAGGTGGACTCGGGCCGGGTGAAGGGGAGTTCGGTGACGGAGGGGCCGGGGCGCGCCACGGCGAACGGCCGCACGGCGGTGCGGTGCGGGAGCCGCGCGGGGGCGGGTGGTGGCAGGTGGTGGCGGGTGGTGCCCGGAGTGGGCGCCCGGATCAGTGCGTGAAGCGGGCGAGCTGCCGGTCGAGCAGGGTGTCGACGAAGGCCCGGTCGAGCGGGCGGCGCAGCACCAGGGCGCGGTGGTAGAGCGGGGCGAGCAGGGCGTCCAGGAGTGCGGCGGCCTCGTCCTCGGAGGTGCCGAGGCAGGCCCGGGTGTGCGCGACGTCCCGCTCGCGGAGCGGGTCGAGGAAGCCGGTGTGCAGCAACTCCGCCGTCCGGGAGTCGAGTTGGGCGTGCCCGAGGAGGGCCTGCAGGACTCGGCCGGCCGGTTCCTCGCCGAGGAAGGCGGCGAAGCGGTGCAGGTAGACGCGCAGGTCGGCCGGGGTGGCCGGGGAGTCGGGCCAGACCAGGGCGGGACCGGAGTCCAGCGCCAGGTTGTCGAAGAGGATGTCGACCTTGGACTTCCACCAGCGGTAGATGGTCTGCTTGGCGACGCCCGCCGCCGCGGCGATGCCCTCGATGGTGAGGCCCTCGAAGCCGTGCTCGACCAGGAGGTCGTCGGCGGCGTTCAGCACGGCCAGGCGCGCGGCCTCGCTGCGGCGACCGCCGGTACTCGCGCTGCTGCTGCCGGTGGCGGGGCGGGGCTGGGCGGCGATGGCGCTGCGGTCCTCACGGGCGGGCCGCTGCGGGAGCCGGCCGGGGTGCTGGGTCGGGCCCATCCTCTCACGCCTCCTCCGCCGCGAGGGGCGTCGGCCGTGCGCGACGGCCGGTCAGGCCGGCCGCGACGCCGACGGCCAGTACCGCGACCAGCGCGCTGAAGACGACCCCTGCCGTGCGTAGGTCGGTGGCCCGGATCAGGAGGCCGGCGCCCACCACCGGTACCGAGAGCATCGTGTACAGGACGGCGAAGTAGGCCGAGATCACCTCGCCACGCCGTCGCGGTTCGACGCCCCCGTTGATGGTGGCGAGCCCGGTGGCGAGCCCGGTGGCGACGGCGGTACCGGTGGCGAGGCCGTTGAGCACCGCGCCGAGGAGCAGCGGCGGCAGCGTCCCGGTGAGCAGCGCGGTGGCGACCAGGGCCGCCGCCACGACGAGCCCGGCGCAGGCGGCGGGCAGGGCGCGGGGGCCGGGCAGCACGCGGGCGAGCAACTGGCCGGCCCCGGTGGCGACGAAGGCGAGGCAGGCGACCAGACCGGTGAGCGCGTGGTGGTGGATGCCGAGGACGGTGGCGAGGAAGAGCCCGCTGACGGAGGTGAGGACGCCGAGGGCGGCGAAGCCGGACCCGGCGGTCAGGGCGGCGCGCAGCAGGGCGGGCCGGATGGCGGTCGGGACGAGCGGCGGCTCGAAGGACGGGGGGAGCGCGGCGCCGGTGCTCCCCGGGGCGTTCCCGGCGGTCTCGCGGTGGGCCTTGCGGGAGGCCGTGCGAGGGGGTGTGTGAACGGCCGCGTGGTGGGCCTCGCGGAGGGCCTCGCGTGGGCCGCCGCCGGGCACGCTCTCCGGGACGGCGAAGAGGCCGAGCAGGGCGACCGCGGTGAGGGCGAGCATCACCGTCCAGGGCAGCCGCAGCGGGGAGCCGGCCCATTCGGCGAGGATCCCGGAGAGCAGCGTGCCGCCGGCCAGTCCGCCCATGTTGGCCGCGAGCGCGAGGATCTGCGCCCGCAGCCGGCGCTCCGGCGGAGCGAGGTCGAGCAGGGCTGCGGTGGCGGCGCCGGTGACCAGGGCGGCGGCGAGGCCGGACGCCACCCGGGCGACGAGCAGCCAGGGCAGGGCGGAGGCGGCCTCGAAGAGTCCGGCGGCGGCCGCGGCGAGGAGCAGGGCGCCGGCCATGACGGGGCGGCGGCCGATCCGGTCGGAGAGGCGGCCGAGCGTGAGCAGGCCCACGACGACTCCGGCGGCGTAGACGGCGAAGGTCACCGTGACCATCAACGGCGAGAAGCCGAAGACCTGTTGGTAGATCGGATAGAGCGGGGTCGGGACGGTGGTGCCCGCCATGGTGACCCAGAAGGCGAGGGCGATGGCGGCCCGGGCGAGCGGAGTCGCCGGGGTGGGCGGGGCGGACGGGGCTGTGGCCGCCGCCGGGGGGCTGTCGGGGGGCGCGGAAGGCACGGGTGTGCTCCTCGGGTGAGGTGAGGGGGGTGAGGCCTGGCGGGGCGGGAACTCCGCGCGGGGCGGAGTCGGCGCAGCGCGGGGCGGGCCCCGGAGGCGAAAGTAGACGCAACGTTGCGTTGCGATTCGAACGTAGCACTGGACGCAACGTTGCGTCCAGGCACGATGGTGCACCCCGGTCGACCCCGGCCCCGAACCGCCCCACCCGCCGACCACCCTGACCGGGGCACCCGGCGGCCACTCGCAGACTGGGAGAATCCAGGTGACCACCGTGCACCACGCCCCCGCCGGGACGGACCACACCGTCATCGGCGCGGCCAGCGGGCCGCTGGGCCAGTACCGGGCCGCGCCCGACGAGGCGTTCTTCGCCTCGCCGACCCGCACGCTGCTCGCCGAGGGCGTGCACGCCAGGGCGGTGCAGGACGAGCGCCCGCTGCCGGTGCGGGTCGCCGAGACGCTGGCCCGGGCGCGCCGTGACGGGGTCCGGCAGCCGCTGGTGATGGGCGCGGTGGCGTTCGACCACGACAGCGGGGCCGAACTGGCCGTGCCCGCCGGGCTGCGCGTCTGCGGCGCGCTGCGGGACGACCCGCTGATCGCCCTGCCCGCCCCGGCCGCCGAGCCGGTGGAGTGGCGGGTCCGTCCGGTGCCCGAGCCCGAGGTGTACGGGGCCGGCGTCGCCGAGGCCGTCCGGCGTGTGAGTTGAACACGGTCGTGCTCGCCCGGACACTCGAACTGAGTGCCGGTCGCCCGCTCGATCTGCCCGCGATCCTCCAGCGGCTGGCCCGCCGCGACCCGAGCGGCTACACCTTCGCGGTGCCCGGCGGCGCGGGCCGCACCCTGATCGGCGCCAATCCCGAACTGCTGCTCGCGCGCCGCGGCACCAAGGTGGTGGCGAACCCGCTGGCCGGTTCGGTGCCGCGCACCGCCGACCTGGGCGAGGACGTCCGCCGGGCCGCCGCGCTGCTGGAGTCCCCGAAGGACCTGCGCGAGCACGCCTTCGTGGTGGACGCCATCCGAAAGGCGCTGGCCCCGTACTGCCGGACGCTGCTGGTGCCGGCCGCCCCGACCCTGGTCCGGACCGCCGCCATGTGGCACCTGGCGACCACGATCACCGCCGAACTGGCCGACCCGGCCGTGTCGGCGCTGGGGCTGGCCACCGCCCTGCACCCGACCCCGGCGGCCTGCGGGTCGCCGACGCCGCCGGCGCGGCGGGCGATCGGCGAGATCGAGCCGTTCGACCGCGGGCTACGCCGGGATGGTCGGCTGGGGCGACGCGGACGGTGACGGCGAGTGGGTGGTGACCCTGCGCTGCGCGGAGGCCGACGAGGGCACGCTGCGGGTGTTCGCCGGGGCGGGCGTCGTCGCCGAGTCCCGGCCGGAGGCCGAACTGGCCGAGGCCGGCGCCAAGTTCCGCACCTTCTTGGACGCCGCGGGGGTGCCGCGGTGAGGGTTCGGGCGGCGGCCGAAGCTCAGTGTGCGGCACTCGGATGCGGGGCCGGCCGTCGCGGTCGGCCCCGGCTGACGACCCGGGCCCTACGGAAGGTCGATCCGCTCGGTCCGGTAGGCCCCGATCACCTCGATCCCCTTGCTCCCCGTGATGCCGTCCAGCGGCAGCGACTCCGTGTACGGGGCGGTGGCGGGGAGCCCGATGCCGGACAGCGAGCCGACCACCTCGATGCCCCAGTACTCCGGCTGCGCGATGTAGACCCGGGGCGACAGCCGGACGGTCATGTTCAGGTAGGGCTTGGTCCCGTTCACCACGAGGATGAACGTGCCCGGGACGATCCCCGGGACGGCCTTCGCCTCCTCGAAGTCGATCAGGCGCACGGACTCCGGCGCCGGCCGCTCTGCAAAGTTCTCCGCCATGGTGAACCCTTTCGTCACCGCGATGCCCTCAGGCCTTCCGACGACGCAGGCTAGCTGACGGTCGCTCACGAACGATGCCTGCCGCGCGCGCACGAAGGCGCCCGCATGCCCGACACCCGCCCGGCGGATCCGACCGCTCAGGAGAGCGGTGTCTCCGTGGCTGTCGCAAAGGCGACGAAGTCGGCCCAGGCGGCGGGGGAGAAGGCGAGCTGCGGCCCGCTCCGGTTCTTGGAGTCCCGGACGCGCACGGCGGTCGTCATGGCGGCGACCTCGATACAGGCGCCGCCCTCGGTGCCGCTGTAGCCGGACTTGAACCATGCGAGCTCAGTACTCATTGCCCCTCCGCCAACGCGCCGATGAACCGCGCTGAGGCCTTTGAGCCGAAGCCCCCTGGTCCTCGACCGGCTCGGGCTCCGAGGGTAGGGCGGGTGTGTGCCGGGGTGGGGGCGAACCATGAGAAACCGCACGTCCGGGTGAAACCGGCCGGGGTGGTGGTGTGCGCCGGGGCTTCGGCCCGGTCGGGGCGGGTGGCGTGAGTGTCGGGCGGCGGAGCGCGGGGTCGCTGTGATGAGCTGAGGGCTGCCGTGCCCTCCGCTCCCGCGCGGCAGCCGTTCCGGTCCTGCTGGACCGTCCTCCTGAGGGGAGACGCTCGTGCGCAGTCGTGTCGGAGCCGGGGTGCTGGCTCTGCTCCTGGGGTCCGGTGCCGTCGCGGGCTGTTCGTCGGCGCCGGCGCCCGCGGCCACGTCGGCCGCCCCGACCTCGGCCGCCGCCTCGGCAGTCGCCTCCCCCACCGCCTCCCCCACCGCCTCCGCCACCGAGTCCGCCCCGGCCACGCCCGGTGCCGCGCCGTCGGTGGCCGTCCGGGCGACGGTCACCGAGGAGTTGGCGGCGCCGTGGGGCCTGGTGGTGCTGCCCGACGGGGATCTGCTGGTGTCCGAGCGGGACGACGGCCGGATCGTCCGGGTCGCGGCGAAGGACGGCGCCCGCACCGAGACCGGGACCGTCCCCGGGGTGGTCTCCGGCGGCGAGGGCGGGTTGCTGGGCCTCGCGCTGTCGCCCGGCTACGCCACCGACCACCTGGTGTACGCCTACTTCAGCACCGCCGCGGACAACCGCGTCGTGCGCCTGGCGTACGACCCGACGCGGCCGGCGAAGCAGCAACTCGGCACGCCCGAGGTCCTCCTGACGGGCATCCCGCACGGGCCCCGGCACAACGGCGGGCGGATCGCCTTCGGCCCCGACGGCCTGCTCTACGTGGGCACCGGGGACAGCAGCGACACCGGGCTCGCCCAGGACAAGGGCTCGCTCGGCGGCAAGATCCTGCGGCTCGCCCCGGACGGCACCCCCGCTCCCGGCAACCCCTTCCCCGGCTCGCCCGTGTACTCCTACGGCCACCGCAATGTGCAGGGGCTCACCTGGGATCCCCAAGGGCGGCTCTGGGCCTCGGAGTTCGGCCAGGACACCTGGGACGAGCTGAACCTGATCAAGGCCGGCGGCAACTACGGCTGGCCGGTGGTCGAGGGCACCGGGAACCGCCCCGACTTCATCGACCCGGTGGCCCAGTGGCATACCGCCGACGCGTCCCCGAGCGGTGTCGCCTACGCCGACGGCGCCGTCTGGATCGCCGCGCTGCGGGGCGCCCGGCTCTGGCGCGTCCCGCTCGACGGTGACCGCGCGGCGGGGGCTCCGGAGGCGTTCCTCGACGACGCCTACGGGCGGCTGCGCACGGTGGTCGCGGACCGGGACGGCACGCTGTTGCTGGTCACCAACAACACCGACGGGCGCGGGGACTCGCGCTCCGGCGACGACCGGATCCTGCGCCTGACCGTCTCCTAGCGGCGCGGCCGGTCCCCGCGGTCCCGGCCGCTTCTGACATGCCCGGATCGAATGCGCGGTCCGCCGACCGGTCGGCGTGTTGAGCTCGCAGATCGCCTGTGCTGTAAGGGAGTTGGGACCCCTTCGGGCCGTCGGCCGGGGTGGTGGCCGCGTCGTCGTCCCCGCTGATCGTTCACTCGTTCGATGGGTTTGAAGCGGCTGGCCCGCAGGAGCGGCCCCCCGGCGGCCGCGTTGTCAGTGTGTCCCGTTACGTTCCTCCCATCGCAGACCAGCAGCTGGGAGGAGAGCGGCCGTGACGTGGGTGGAAGCGGGGACGGGCGGCTATCAAGTCGCGCTCGACGCGGAGGGCAGGGTGGTGTGCCGCAACGCGGCCGGCCGCCCGTTGAAGTCCCTTCCGTCGAAGCTGAACGACGATCCAGTGGTCACCGGGCTCAAGCAGCTCACCGAGTGGCTCGCCGCGCACCGGCGCGGCTGCCTGGAGGACGTCGAGCGGTGGATGGTCCGCTCGCTGCCCGTCCCCGCCGCGGTCCTGGTCGCGGTCTGGCCGGACGAGGCCTGGCAGGAGGTCCTGCGCGACCTGGTGGTGACGGGCGCGGACGGCGAGGTCGCCGGGTTCCTGCGCGGCGCCGACGCCGAACGCGGCCTCGGGCTCGTCGACCTCGACGGGGACACCGTGCGCCTCACCGACGGCGAGATCCTGATACCCCACCCCGTCCTCCTGGAGGACTTGGACGAGCTGCGCGAGTTCGCCGTCGAGCTCGGGGTCTCCCAGCAGGTGCAGCAGCTGTACCGGGAGGTCTGGCACCGCCCGGCGGAGGCCGCGTCCGGTACCGAGGTCACCAGCTACGCCGGCGGCCGCTACAACGCCCTGCGCGACCTGCTCGGCCGCTGCGCCCGGCTCGGCTACCGGGTGCGCGGCGGCTACGCCGTGCTGCCCGTGGTCGAGGGCGGCCGCGCGCTGGAGGCCCGCGTCTGGGTCGGGGACTACTACGAGTACGACGAGTGCGAGACCGGCGCGCTCAGCTGGGCCGGCCCGGACGGCACGATCCTGCCGGCGGCCGAGGTCGGGCCGGTCGCCTGGTCCGAGGGCATGCGGATGGCCGCCGCGCTGTACGCCGGCCGCACGATCGAAGGGGAGGAGCCCGCATGAGCACCACCGAACTGCACGAGCGCCTGCTGGATGCCGGAGCGGTCCTCCCGGCGGGCACGCTGCCCGGCGCCGGGCAGCCCGACAGTGCCGCCGACGTCCTCACCGCCCGCAGCTACGCCCACCCGGCGCTCGACGGGCGCCGGATCGTCCGGCTCGTCCCGGGCGCGCTCGGGCCCGCCGAGGACCTGGCGGTCGACTTCCTCGGCCTGAAGCCGGCGGCGGAGCCGGCCGAGGTCGGCCAGGTCCGCCAGGAGGCGCTGGGCTTCCCCGCCTGGGCGCTGGTCCACGACCCGGCGAACGGCCACCACGCGCTCGCCCTGGTCAAGGAGATGGAGCGGCTCGCCCGGCAGGCGAAGTCCAAGCCCGGCCACGCCAAGGACGGCTTCGACGAGCTAGCCGTGCGCCTCGGCCGCGCGGTGCCGCACTTCCTGCCGACCTACTGCGAGGAGGTCGGCAGGATCTTCGTCGAACAGGGCAACCAGACCTACGCCGGCACCTTCTTCGGCAAGGCCCGCGAGGCCGAGCGCACCCACAGCCTCGCCGTGGACGAGGAGCGGCTGCGCGCCGTCTTCCTGGAGTTCGCGCTGGCCGGCGCGCTCACCGTCAAGGCGCTGCGCCAGTACGTGAAGGAGCTGAGCGGCCGGCTCGACCCGCTGACCGCCTGGCAGCGCTTCCGCCAGCTCTGCACCGAGCGCTCGGCCGCCGGCATGGCCCCCTACGCGGGGATCGCCGAGGACGCCCGCGCCCTGATCCGGGCCGCCGGGCTCGACCGCACCGAGCACGAGCAGGCCCTGCTCGCCGAGCTGCTCGCCTCCCCCGCCGTCAACCGCGCGCCCGGCGCCTTCTGGAAGTCCTGGCACGGCGCCGTCATCGAGCTGGCCCGGCGTGACGAGGGCGTCCGCGCCCGGCTGCTGGAGATCATGCCCGACCCGGCCGGGGTCTCCGACCAGAGCGCCCAGGACGCCTCCTGGCTCGCCGTGCTCGCCGAGAGCGGCGCCGAGCAGCTGCTGACCGGCCTGCCCGCCGGCGGCGCGGAGGGCCGGGCCGGGACCACCCCGGCCGCCGCCGTCTGGCTGCAGCGCTGGGTGGGCCACATCGGCCGGGGCTGGCGCACCAACGGGCTCAACGCCGAGACCGTCGCGCTGGCCGCCCGGATGACCGGGCGGCTGCGAGCCGACGGCATCCCGGTCGACCTCTTCAC of the Kitasatospora sp. NBC_01246 genome contains:
- a CDS encoding siderophore-interacting protein, whose translation is MFRRPRPAHDVEVIATTPLTSTLTRITFSGPTLPDLGIEHPTQWVKLAIPEGPSRAYTIRRHRPAECEVDIDIVLHGNGPLARWASTARPGDRAVLAGPRGRRPDLDGVTRLLLAADESALPAALTILDQLPSKVRAFAYFEIATGADALPLGTAAELTTTWLPRDGAHPKGRLLTDAVLAADVLTRPAGTTGSAAWIAGEAVAVGTLRRHLLGDLGLPRDRVHAKGYWKHGEANHRE
- a CDS encoding TetR/AcrR family transcriptional regulator, yielding MGPTQHPGRLPQRPAREDRSAIAAQPRPATGSSSASTGGRRSEAARLAVLNAADDLLVEHGFEGLTIEGIAAAAGVAKQTIYRWWKSKVDILFDNLALDSGPALVWPDSPATPADLRVYLHRFAAFLGEEPAGRVLQALLGHAQLDSRTAELLHTGFLDPLRERDVAHTRACLGTSEDEAAALLDALLAPLYHRALVLRRPLDRAFVDTLLDRQLARFTH
- a CDS encoding MFS transporter, encoding MPSAPPDSPPAAATAPSAPPTPATPLARAAIALAFWVTMAGTTVPTPLYPIYQQVFGFSPLMVTVTFAVYAAGVVVGLLTLGRLSDRIGRRPVMAGALLLAAAAAGLFEAASALPWLLVARVASGLAAALVTGAATAALLDLAPPERRLRAQILALAANMGGLAGGTLLSGILAEWAGSPLRLPWTVMLALTAVALLGLFAVPESVPGGGPREALREAHHAAVHTPPRTASRKAHRETAGNAPGSTGAALPPSFEPPLVPTAIRPALLRAALTAGSGFAALGVLTSVSGLFLATVLGIHHHALTGLVACLAFVATGAGQLLARVLPGPRALPAACAGLVVAAALVATALLTGTLPPLLLGAVLNGLATGTAVATGLATGLATINGGVEPRRRGEVISAYFAVLYTMLSVPVVGAGLLIRATDLRTAGVVFSALVAVLAVGVAAGLTGRRARPTPLAAEEA
- a CDS encoding DUF397 domain-containing protein, giving the protein MSTELAWFKSGYSGTEGGACIEVAAMTTAVRVRDSKNRSGPQLAFSPAAWADFVAFATATETPLS
- a CDS encoding PQQ-dependent sugar dehydrogenase — encoded protein: MRSRVGAGVLALLLGSGAVAGCSSAPAPAATSAAPTSAAASAVASPTASPTASATESAPATPGAAPSVAVRATVTEELAAPWGLVVLPDGDLLVSERDDGRIVRVAAKDGARTETGTVPGVVSGGEGGLLGLALSPGYATDHLVYAYFSTAADNRVVRLAYDPTRPAKQQLGTPEVLLTGIPHGPRHNGGRIAFGPDGLLYVGTGDSSDTGLAQDKGSLGGKILRLAPDGTPAPGNPFPGSPVYSYGHRNVQGLTWDPQGRLWASEFGQDTWDELNLIKAGGNYGWPVVEGTGNRPDFIDPVAQWHTADASPSGVAYADGAVWIAALRGARLWRVPLDGDRAAGAPEAFLDDAYGRLRTVVADRDGTLLLVTNNTDGRGDSRSGDDRILRLTVS
- a CDS encoding DUF4132 domain-containing protein, translating into MTWVEAGTGGYQVALDAEGRVVCRNAAGRPLKSLPSKLNDDPVVTGLKQLTEWLAAHRRGCLEDVERWMVRSLPVPAAVLVAVWPDEAWQEVLRDLVVTGADGEVAGFLRGADAERGLGLVDLDGDTVRLTDGEILIPHPVLLEDLDELREFAVELGVSQQVQQLYREVWHRPAEAASGTEVTSYAGGRYNALRDLLGRCARLGYRVRGGYAVLPVVEGGRALEARVWVGDYYEYDECETGALSWAGPDGTILPAAEVGPVAWSEGMRMAAALYAGRTIEGEEPA